Proteins encoded within one genomic window of Amorphoplanes friuliensis DSM 7358:
- a CDS encoding roadblock/LC7 domain-containing protein, which produces MTVDPAVLTELGNLRNRVPELSGSVLATADGMVVAHDAHGIEPDSLAALAAAHLALARRFAHAVNHGELRESVVECDGGYITSYTAGPNALLTLVTSGNANLAMVHLEARRAVRRLVKILILEAPAPVRPEIPTQMGPSTPLARRTPMATLQSTFRGRQAG; this is translated from the coding sequence ATGACGGTGGATCCGGCGGTACTGACGGAACTCGGCAACCTCCGCAACAGGGTGCCCGAACTCTCCGGCAGTGTCCTCGCCACCGCCGACGGCATGGTGGTCGCCCACGACGCCCACGGCATCGAGCCGGACAGTCTCGCCGCCCTCGCCGCCGCCCACCTCGCCCTGGCCCGGCGGTTCGCCCACGCCGTCAACCACGGCGAACTGCGCGAATCGGTGGTCGAGTGCGACGGCGGGTACATCACCTCGTACACCGCCGGCCCCAACGCCCTGCTGACCCTCGTCACCTCCGGCAACGCCAACCTCGCCATGGTCCACCTCGAGGCCCGGCGTGCCGTCCGGCGGCTGGTGAAGATCCTCATCCTCGAGGCCCCGGCGCCGGTCCGCCCGGAGATCCCGACGCAGATGGGCCCGAGCACACCGCTGGCCCGGCGTACGCCGATGGCGACCCTGCAAAGCACGTTCCGCGGCCGGCAAGCCGGCTGA
- a CDS encoding methyl-accepting chemotaxis protein, with product MESQQHVRSRLTIVARLVLMAAIGVASVALVGAASSWASENQSDATDRIAAISDGMSSQWNADMMHDGLRADVMSALFATTAAQREALAVSEVTEHATTLVTKYDAAATAAPTALGDDYTRVRPAVVAYGKTAEGLVALAATDHAAAEAELPNFLKAFGTLEEELGAIDDAMLTAVQDAGREGTETGRTSGWLILVAGLAGALLTAAAALFTVRAVRRPLRQMVAALRAAAGRDLTVEVEVVRPDELGEMAVALNEALSAIRTTVAATAASVGTLTAASSDLRDLAGRLDSSAEQTSAQARSADTAAQQVSHSVTDMMTATEELSASIREISQQTTTAATTTAAAGENAAATTALVATLSEASREIGTIVQLITSIAEQTNLLALNATIEAARAGDAGKGFAVVASEVKDLAQETAQATSDITGRIAAIQDMTSRTATAIDAIAEVITRIDDGQRTIAAAVEEQSTTTELMARNVGDMSIAATEISGTVTHITTSTGATADGANTTRRSAERVSTAAGEIQVLIGQFTY from the coding sequence GTGGAGTCCCAGCAGCACGTCCGGTCCCGTCTCACGATCGTCGCCCGCCTGGTGCTGATGGCGGCCATCGGTGTCGCCTCGGTGGCCCTGGTCGGCGCGGCCTCGTCGTGGGCGTCGGAGAACCAGTCCGACGCGACCGACCGGATCGCCGCGATCAGCGACGGCATGAGCAGTCAGTGGAACGCCGACATGATGCACGACGGCCTGCGCGCCGACGTGATGTCGGCTCTCTTCGCCACCACCGCGGCCCAGCGGGAGGCCCTGGCCGTGTCGGAGGTGACCGAGCACGCCACGACGCTGGTGACCAAGTACGACGCCGCTGCGACGGCCGCTCCCACCGCCCTCGGCGACGACTACACACGCGTACGGCCGGCCGTGGTCGCGTACGGGAAGACGGCTGAAGGTCTGGTCGCACTGGCCGCGACGGACCACGCGGCCGCGGAGGCTGAGCTGCCGAATTTTCTGAAGGCCTTCGGCACGCTGGAGGAGGAACTGGGCGCGATCGACGACGCGATGCTGACCGCGGTGCAGGACGCCGGGCGTGAAGGCACCGAGACGGGCCGGACCAGCGGCTGGCTGATCCTCGTGGCCGGGCTGGCCGGGGCGCTGCTGACCGCCGCGGCGGCACTCTTCACCGTCCGGGCGGTCCGCCGCCCGCTGCGCCAGATGGTCGCCGCGCTGCGGGCCGCCGCCGGCCGGGACCTCACCGTCGAGGTGGAGGTGGTCCGCCCCGACGAGCTGGGCGAGATGGCCGTGGCGCTCAACGAGGCGCTCTCCGCGATCCGGACGACCGTGGCGGCCACCGCGGCCAGCGTCGGCACCCTGACGGCCGCCAGCAGCGACCTGCGCGACCTCGCCGGCCGGCTCGACTCGTCGGCCGAGCAGACGTCCGCGCAGGCCCGCAGTGCGGACACGGCGGCGCAGCAGGTGTCGCACTCCGTGACCGACATGATGACCGCGACCGAGGAGCTGTCCGCGTCCATCCGCGAGATCTCCCAGCAGACCACCACCGCCGCGACCACCACGGCCGCGGCGGGTGAGAACGCGGCCGCCACCACCGCGCTGGTGGCCACGCTGAGCGAGGCGAGCCGGGAGATCGGCACGATCGTCCAGCTGATCACGTCCATCGCCGAGCAGACCAACCTGCTCGCCCTGAACGCCACCATCGAGGCCGCCCGCGCCGGTGACGCCGGCAAGGGCTTCGCGGTGGTCGCCTCCGAGGTCAAGGACCTGGCTCAGGAGACCGCGCAGGCGACGAGCGACATCACCGGCCGGATCGCCGCGATCCAGGACATGACCTCACGGACGGCCACCGCGATCGACGCCATCGCCGAGGTCATCACCCGCATCGACGACGGCCAGCGCACGATCGCCGCGGCCGTCGAGGAGCAGTCCACGACAACGGAGCTGATGGCCCGCAACGTCGGTGACATGTCGATCGCCGCCACCGAGATCAGCGGCACTGTCACGCACATCACCACGTCGACCGGTGCGACCGCCGACGGCGCCAACACCACCCGCCGGTCGGCCGAACGGGTCAGCACGGCCGCCGGCGAGATCCAGGTGCTGATCGGTCAGTTCACCTACTGA
- a CDS encoding deoxyguanosinetriphosphate triphosphohydrolase, translating to MVDGDASRWVREPVKDSGYGRTQFERDRARVLHSAGFRRLAAKTQVHTAGSDDFLRTRLTHSLEVAQISREMGARLGCDPDVVDVAGLAHDIGHPPFGHNGEAALHLAAEACGGFEGNAQTLRVLTRLEAKVDGAGLNLTRASLDASCKYPWPRRDGVRKFGVYDDDRPVFDWIRATAPDGERQCLEAQVMDWADDVAYSVHDVEDGIHGGYLSLKPLLLDAGERAELCTDVANTYSSETPEALGEALRLLLADDVVIATADYDGGHRSQVALKRMTSVLTGRFVSSAVGATNSRHGSEPVRRYDVDLIVPRTVRNQCALLKGMALRYVMRARAAEQWYEQQRAILTDLVSVLSERAPDHLDPMFAEMWKAAGTDTARLRVVIDQVASLTDPAAVAWHRTLMAADH from the coding sequence ATGGTGGACGGCGATGCATCGCGCTGGGTGCGTGAGCCCGTCAAGGACAGCGGGTACGGCCGCACGCAGTTCGAACGGGACCGTGCCCGTGTCCTGCACTCGGCCGGGTTCCGCCGCCTCGCGGCCAAGACGCAGGTGCACACCGCCGGGTCCGACGACTTCCTGCGTACGCGTCTGACGCACTCGCTCGAGGTCGCCCAGATCTCGCGGGAGATGGGCGCCCGGCTCGGGTGTGACCCGGACGTCGTCGACGTGGCCGGGCTGGCCCACGACATCGGTCACCCGCCCTTCGGTCACAACGGCGAGGCCGCCCTGCACCTGGCGGCCGAGGCGTGCGGCGGTTTCGAGGGCAACGCGCAGACCCTGCGGGTGCTGACCCGGCTGGAGGCCAAGGTCGACGGCGCCGGCCTCAACCTGACCCGTGCCTCCCTCGACGCGAGCTGCAAATATCCGTGGCCGCGACGGGACGGCGTCCGCAAGTTCGGCGTGTACGACGACGACCGCCCGGTCTTCGACTGGATCCGCGCGACGGCTCCGGACGGCGAACGCCAGTGCCTCGAGGCGCAGGTCATGGACTGGGCCGACGACGTGGCCTACTCCGTGCACGACGTCGAGGACGGCATCCACGGCGGTTACCTGTCGCTGAAGCCGCTGCTTCTCGACGCCGGCGAACGTGCCGAACTCTGCACCGACGTGGCGAACACCTACTCCTCGGAGACCCCGGAGGCGCTCGGCGAGGCCCTGCGCCTGCTCCTGGCCGACGACGTGGTGATCGCCACAGCGGACTACGACGGCGGTCACCGCTCGCAGGTCGCCCTCAAACGCATGACCAGCGTGCTGACCGGCCGCTTCGTCTCCTCGGCGGTCGGCGCGACCAACAGCCGCCACGGCTCCGAGCCGGTCCGCCGGTACGACGTCGACCTCATCGTCCCGCGTACGGTCCGTAACCAGTGCGCGCTGCTGAAGGGCATGGCGTTGCGCTACGTCATGCGGGCCCGCGCCGCCGAGCAGTGGTACGAACAGCAGCGCGCGATCCTCACCGACCTGGTCAGCGTGCTCAGCGAGCGGGCACCGGACCATCTCGACCCGATGTTCGCGGAGATGTGGAAGGCCGCGGGCACCGACACCGCACGGTTGCGCGTGGTGATCGACCAGGTCGCTTCGCTGACCGATCCCGCCGCGGTGGCCTGGCACCGGACCCTGATGGCAGCCGATCACTGA
- a CDS encoding NIPSNAP family protein, whose amino-acid sequence MIVELRQYTLHPGRRDELIELFDREFVETQEETGMTVLGQFRDLNNPDRFVWLRAFPDMKTRASALEAFYGGPVWAEHSDQANATMITFDDVLLLRPAGPGFVLPATRPTEPASSRFLATLHFADQPFDPEPAPATFTTAYEQNTFPALPVRENEHVLVTFTRFDDQAALDEHLADAPAETHLVLAPTDRSRLR is encoded by the coding sequence ATGATCGTCGAACTGCGCCAGTACACCCTCCACCCGGGCCGGCGCGACGAGCTGATCGAGCTCTTCGACCGCGAGTTCGTGGAGACCCAGGAAGAGACCGGCATGACGGTCCTCGGGCAGTTCCGCGACCTGAACAACCCGGACCGCTTCGTCTGGCTCCGCGCCTTCCCCGACATGAAGACCCGCGCTTCCGCCCTGGAAGCGTTCTACGGCGGCCCGGTCTGGGCCGAGCACAGCGACCAGGCCAACGCCACGATGATCACCTTCGACGACGTCCTGCTCCTGCGGCCCGCCGGCCCGGGCTTCGTCCTGCCGGCGACCCGCCCGACCGAGCCGGCCTCATCGCGTTTCCTGGCCACACTGCACTTCGCCGACCAGCCGTTCGACCCCGAGCCGGCGCCGGCGACGTTCACGACCGCGTACGAGCAGAACACCTTCCCGGCCCTGCCCGTCCGCGAGAACGAACACGTCCTCGTGACCTTCACCCGCTTCGACGACCAGGCCGCCCTGGACGAGCACCTTGCTGATGCGCCGGCGGAAACCCACCTGGTCCTCGCCCCGACCGACCGCTCCCGGCTTCGTTGA
- the dnaG gene encoding DNA primase, which translates to MAGRVKDEDIALVRDRTSIADIINETVTLRSAGGGNLKGLCPFHDEKTPSFTVSPARNVYFCHGCGAGGDAIKFLMDAEHLTFIESVERLAGRAGIQLRYDESGFKNDGPRQQPGQKQRLIAAHAAAAEFYQEQLTTPGARKAREFLAQRGFGRDAAERYACGFAPDGWDLLTKHLRQRGFTAEELTAGGLAKPARSGSLIDRFRRRLLWPIRDLTGDVIGFGARKLFDDDDGPKYLNTPESPLYKKSHVLYGIDHAKREMAKQGRAVIVEGYTDVMACHEAGEPTAVATCGTSFGIDHIGVLRRLLMDSDSFTGEIIYTFDGDAAGQKAALRAFEEDQRFVGRTFIAVSPDNMDPCELRLARGDLAVRDMIASREPLVDFALRQTLARFDLDTVEGRVEAMRRAAPLVAKIKDREKRPEYARKLAGDLGMDLEPVQRAVASASSPESSGAPAPRRPVDSPQRLVEREALKLALQHPVLAGPMFDALGPETYGDEVFQGIRKAIAVAGGTTTATGGAGWIESVRDACDDLGGKALVGELAVVPLHVDGEADLRYVQVTLARLQVGAVTTRIKELKSKVQRINPVAHKDEYLALAGELFSLEQHARALRDQAAGGL; encoded by the coding sequence GTGGCGGGCAGGGTCAAGGACGAGGACATCGCGCTGGTCCGCGACCGGACGTCGATCGCGGACATCATCAACGAGACCGTGACACTGCGGTCGGCAGGTGGTGGCAACCTCAAGGGGCTGTGCCCGTTCCACGACGAGAAGACCCCGTCGTTCACCGTGTCACCCGCCCGAAATGTCTACTTCTGCCACGGGTGCGGGGCCGGTGGGGATGCCATCAAGTTCCTGATGGACGCCGAGCACCTGACGTTCATCGAGTCGGTCGAGCGGCTGGCCGGGCGGGCCGGCATCCAGCTGCGGTACGACGAGTCGGGCTTCAAGAACGACGGGCCGCGTCAGCAGCCGGGTCAGAAGCAGCGGCTCATCGCGGCGCACGCGGCGGCGGCGGAGTTCTACCAGGAGCAGCTGACCACGCCGGGTGCGCGCAAGGCTCGCGAGTTCCTCGCGCAGCGGGGTTTCGGCCGCGACGCCGCCGAGCGGTACGCCTGCGGGTTCGCCCCCGACGGCTGGGACCTGCTCACCAAACACCTGCGGCAGCGTGGCTTCACCGCCGAGGAGCTGACGGCCGGTGGCCTGGCCAAACCGGCGCGGTCGGGCTCGCTGATCGACCGTTTCCGGCGCCGGCTGCTCTGGCCGATCCGCGACCTGACCGGTGACGTCATCGGGTTCGGCGCGCGCAAGCTGTTCGACGACGACGACGGCCCGAAATATCTGAACACCCCCGAGTCGCCGCTCTACAAGAAGTCGCACGTGCTCTACGGCATCGACCACGCCAAGCGGGAGATGGCCAAGCAGGGCCGGGCGGTCATCGTCGAGGGTTACACCGACGTGATGGCCTGTCACGAGGCCGGCGAGCCGACGGCCGTCGCGACCTGCGGCACCTCGTTCGGCATCGACCACATCGGCGTGCTGCGGCGGCTGCTGATGGACAGCGACAGCTTCACCGGCGAGATCATCTACACCTTCGACGGTGACGCGGCGGGCCAGAAGGCCGCGCTGCGGGCGTTCGAGGAGGACCAGCGTTTTGTCGGGCGGACCTTCATCGCGGTCAGCCCGGACAACATGGACCCGTGCGAGCTGCGGCTGGCCAGGGGTGACCTGGCGGTCCGCGACATGATCGCGAGCCGGGAGCCCCTGGTCGACTTCGCCCTCCGGCAGACCCTCGCGCGCTTCGATCTGGACACCGTCGAGGGCCGGGTCGAGGCCATGCGCCGCGCCGCGCCCCTGGTCGCCAAGATCAAGGACCGCGAGAAGCGCCCCGAGTACGCCCGCAAGCTCGCCGGTGACCTGGGCATGGATCTCGAACCCGTGCAGCGGGCCGTGGCGTCCGCGTCGTCGCCGGAATCGTCCGGTGCGCCCGCGCCGCGCCGGCCCGTCGACAGCCCGCAGCGGCTGGTCGAGCGGGAGGCGCTGAAACTCGCCCTGCAGCACCCGGTGCTGGCCGGTCCGATGTTCGACGCGCTCGGCCCGGAGACCTACGGCGACGAGGTCTTCCAGGGCATCCGCAAGGCGATCGCCGTCGCCGGGGGCACCACCACGGCGACGGGCGGCGCCGGCTGGATCGAGTCCGTCCGCGACGCGTGTGACGATCTCGGCGGCAAGGCGCTGGTCGGCGAGCTGGCGGTCGTGCCGCTGCACGTCGACGGCGAGGCCGACCTGCGGTACGTCCAGGTGACACTGGCCCGGCTCCAGGTCGGCGCGGTCACCACCCGGATCAAGGAGCTGAAGTCCAAGGTGCAGCGGATCAACCCCGTGGCGCACAAGGACGAGTACCTGGCCCTGGCCGGGGAGCTCTTCTCTCTCGAACAGCACGCTCGCGCACTGCGCGACCAGGCGGCAGGTGGATTGTGA
- a CDS encoding VOC family protein, producing MPSQWEQVVVDAEDPARLARWWAEALGYQIVHEEPDEVEIRRTPETLPGLLFGMSPDPKTVKNRLHIDLRPEDQESEVERLVDMGARPVDIGQHDVSWVVLADPEGNEFCVLSSRKKPAQ from the coding sequence ATGCCGAGCCAGTGGGAGCAGGTCGTCGTCGACGCGGAGGATCCGGCCCGGCTGGCCCGCTGGTGGGCGGAGGCGCTCGGCTACCAGATCGTGCACGAGGAGCCGGACGAGGTGGAGATCCGGCGTACCCCGGAGACCCTGCCCGGCCTGCTGTTCGGGATGTCGCCGGATCCCAAGACGGTGAAGAACCGCCTGCACATCGATCTGCGCCCGGAGGACCAGGAGTCCGAGGTCGAGCGGCTCGTCGACATGGGCGCCCGCCCGGTCGACATCGGTCAGCACGACGTGAGCTGGGTGGTCCTGGCCGATCCCGAGGGCAACGAGTTCTGTGTGCTGTCCTCGCGGAAGAAGCCCGCTCAGTAG
- a CDS encoding DUF4388 domain-containing protein, protein MKPSKTAAPGRLLTQVAGERQTGALVVGGQPGGTVYLIEGQVTYAESAAAPGVGELLTASGRLAPRTWQAALDAGTSRAQVGQLLLDQGHLTQGELELCVLGATYDAAYFALAPATAPVDFLEGATHWLGPIVRADPAAVTREARRRARILDEIYPYPEIDTAAVIPVPRPPTERVTLTALQWELLVSADGQRTPADLAQLLGRAGFATIQELRKLAALGLVERPRPPADNPDFVRLPRARGTAVDVRRPQVAAPAVTGDRPAPASGDPPAAPEPGVVTTNGTDHHPAQPFQLARRKPGAKLPKDVAADTGQIHPGTDDVLLKRIRTALRALR, encoded by the coding sequence GTGAAGCCCTCGAAGACCGCTGCGCCCGGGCGCCTGCTGACGCAGGTCGCCGGCGAGCGGCAGACGGGCGCGCTGGTCGTCGGTGGCCAGCCGGGCGGCACGGTCTATCTGATCGAGGGTCAGGTGACGTACGCGGAATCGGCCGCCGCCCCCGGCGTGGGCGAGCTGCTGACCGCATCCGGCCGGCTGGCACCCCGCACGTGGCAGGCGGCGCTCGACGCCGGCACCTCCCGCGCCCAGGTCGGGCAGCTGCTGCTGGACCAGGGCCACCTCACCCAGGGCGAGCTGGAGTTGTGCGTCCTCGGCGCCACCTACGACGCCGCGTACTTCGCGCTCGCACCGGCCACCGCACCGGTCGACTTCCTGGAGGGCGCGACCCACTGGCTCGGCCCGATCGTCCGCGCCGACCCCGCCGCGGTCACCCGCGAGGCCCGCCGCCGGGCCCGGATCCTGGACGAGATCTACCCGTACCCGGAGATCGACACCGCCGCTGTCATCCCGGTGCCCCGGCCCCCGACCGAACGCGTCACGCTGACGGCCCTGCAGTGGGAGCTCCTGGTCAGCGCCGACGGCCAGCGCACCCCGGCGGACCTGGCGCAGCTGCTCGGCCGCGCCGGTTTCGCGACGATCCAGGAACTGCGCAAGCTCGCGGCCCTCGGCCTCGTCGAACGGCCCCGCCCGCCGGCCGACAACCCCGACTTCGTCCGCCTGCCGCGCGCGCGAGGGACCGCTGTGGACGTACGCCGGCCGCAGGTGGCCGCACCCGCCGTCACCGGGGACCGGCCGGCACCGGCGTCCGGCGATCCACCGGCGGCTCCGGAACCCGGCGTGGTCACCACCAACGGCACGGATCACCACCCCGCCCAGCCCTTCCAGCTGGCCCGGCGCAAACCCGGCGCCAAACTCCCGAAGGACGTCGCGGCCGACACCGGACAGATCCACCCCGGCACCGACGATGTCCTGCTCAAACGCATCCGCACCGCCCTGAGGGCTCTGCGGTGA
- a CDS encoding DUF4388 domain-containing protein, whose protein sequence is MNSLRRLLSNLAESGRTGALHIDGTPGGVVYLVAGRITHAESPDCPGIGERLVACGRLSEGAWLSAYRRGVGDRAVGRMLVRDGHLGHHELACRVVATITAATHALLQSGDAPARFVPGERHWFGTVAQVELGGLGHETAKRLLNRPAAHRPRATSRPRKLAATPG, encoded by the coding sequence ATGAACTCACTTCGCCGCCTGCTCAGCAACCTCGCCGAGTCCGGGCGTACCGGGGCGCTGCACATCGACGGCACGCCCGGCGGGGTGGTCTACCTGGTCGCCGGGCGCATCACCCACGCTGAGTCGCCGGACTGCCCCGGCATCGGTGAACGGCTGGTCGCCTGCGGGCGGCTGTCGGAGGGTGCGTGGCTCTCCGCGTACCGGAGGGGGGTCGGTGACCGGGCGGTCGGCCGGATGCTGGTCCGGGACGGCCACCTCGGCCATCACGAACTGGCCTGCCGGGTCGTCGCTACCATCACCGCCGCCACCCATGCGCTGCTGCAGAGCGGCGACGCACCGGCACGCTTCGTCCCCGGCGAACGGCACTGGTTCGGCACGGTCGCACAGGTCGAACTCGGCGGCCTCGGTCACGAGACCGCCAAACGGCTCCTGAACCGTCCGGCGGCGCATCGACCGCGGGCGACGTCGCGGCCCCGCAAGCTCGCCGCCACACCGGGATGA